DNA sequence from the Parasphaerochaeta coccoides DSM 17374 genome:
ATAATTGTTTCTCATCTCCCTTGCTCGTCGTAATACCCAAGTCTTTTCCCCTGTCACTCTCTCCCGTGATGTTGGAGGACGGCGGTTACCCATGGGTTGACATCAGGGCGTTGGCCGATCTTCCTTTTGCCCTGGCAGACAAGACATCCGGCATCAGGAAACTGATTGACAAGAGCCTGGCGGACATGGGTGTCACTCTCCGCAATGTTCCCATCACGACTGACAATTCCCTGAGCGCGCTTTTCTATACAGAGCAGGGCAAACATCTGTGCATCACTACTGAGAACATAATAAATAACTTCCAGATGCGGGGGAAATACCATGTCTACCGTTTCGGGACTCCCCCGGTTACCCGCAAGAGCGGCATACTCCATCTCAAGGCCAAGGATTTCACCGCCCCGGAAAAAGCCTGTTTCGAGTTGCTGAAAAAATATTACTCCTCTACTCCATCGTTGAAAAAGTCAGGGGCAGGCGGCAGATGAAGCGAACGGGTATTACGCATTACCAAGAATCACATGGCTTCCTATTGTCCCGAATATTGCAGAAATATGCTTGTTTTTCACGCTTTCCCCTACACGTTCCCTGTTTTCATAACTACTTTTATATATATCTAACTATGGAGGATAATGACCATGTTTACCCAGATTGAACTTTCCTATGATTTTTCCGCGCTTGAGCCATACATAGATGCGCTGACAATGGAAACCCATTATACGAAGCACCATGCGGCCTACGCCAAGAACCTGAATGCGGCTCTGGAGAAAGCCTCTGACAAAGACCGTGAGAGAGGGATTGAGTGTCTGCTCAAGGATATTACTTCTCTGCCGGAAGAAATCCGCACGGCGGTACGCAACAATGGCGGCGGCTTTTATAATCACAATGTGTACTTCGACACCATGGCTCCGGGAACCGGAGGCATCCCTTCCGGACGGCTTGCTTCCCAGATTGACAAGAACTTCGGTTCCTTTGATCTTTTCAAGGAAAAGCTGAGCGCCGCTTCCATTGCTCGCTTTGGTTCAGGCTGGGGCTGGTTGTCCACCGACAAGAACGGCACGCTGACCGTATCTTCCTCAGCGAATCAGGACAATCCTCTCATGGATGGTTCCGGGTTTCCCATCCTTGGCATTGATGTCTGGGAGCACGCATACTACCTGAAATACAAGAATCTGCGCGCTGACTATGTCAAGGCTTTCTGGAATGTCATTGACTGGAAGAAGGTTGGAAGCCTGTATGAGAAGGCAATCGAGGCGTAATTAAGGATGCCATAGGAGCGTTCTTTGTCACGCTACGCATGCAGGGGGATGTCGCAAAAAAGTTTGTGGCGTCCTCCTTTTTTCATAATCTCCACTTTTTTGATTTCTTGCACCATATACGCTTGAAAATTAATCATAAACAAATATTAACATCCAAAATCACCAAATAACCCGAAAGTATTATATGCTTTTCATGCAAAATAATACCTTTGGGTAATAGCTTTCTGCCATCACCACGTTTATACTATTTCCTAATTACTACCATATGCGTAAGCTGGCATGTCATCATCTTCTTCACGGAGAAAGGAAAAGACACTATGAGAGAGAGAGAGAGAGAGAGAGAGAGAGTAAACTAAGCGTCATGGTCTTCCTGACCATCCTGATGCTTCTTATCACCTTCATTTCATGCGACAGCAAACTGAATGTTTCAAATACCAATGCAGTGCGCTTCTCCACGGAGATAGGACGCAAGGCCACGGCAGACTCCGAATGGCAAGCCGCTGATGCAGTAGGCATCTTCATGGCCACCGCCAATGTGGATTTGGATGACACCCCCACCCCTGTGGATGCGCGTTTCAACAAGAAGTATCTGGCTGACACAGCCTTCCAGACTTCCGGCTTCACTCCTGCCACCACTGCCGATACCTTGAAGTGGGATGACCTTAGTACGAATCCTGCACCATTCTTCGACTTCATCGCCTACTATCCTTACGTGTCTCCCATCGCTGATACCACGGCTCTATCCATAAACGTCTATCCCCTTGGTTCCGGGGAACAGGACACCGGAAAGGCCGACTTCCTGTGGGGACGTACCGACAATGTACAGAACAATACCTCAACGGTGCATCTGAAGCTTGACCACATGCTCTCCCGTTTGATTGTCAACCTTGGGCCAAGTACCACCGTTGATAAGGATGCCATCAACAATGCCACCGGCGGCTTTACCGTCACGGTCAAGGGCTTGGGTTCTGAAACTACGATAAACCTGAATGACGGAACCTTGGGCACGACGGATACGAGCGCGTCTATTGTCATGAAGGACATTTCCGACACGCTTACGACCACGGAAAGAACCGAGGGAAAGCGCAGGTTCGAGGCTGTGCTGATACCTGTGGGCAACACTTTTGCTCTGGATAACTTAATTCTGGAGTTTACCCTGAGCGGTGGTGCTAGAGCTGGTACATACACATGGGTAGCGGATTCCGTAGCGACCTCTGATCAAGGCAAGATTCACTTTGACAAAGGCAAGCAACATGTCTACAACATGACGCTGAATACGGAAGCGGATGAAGTCGCCGTTGCCGCTATTGAGATTGAGATACAGGACTGGGACACCGGGGACGGCATAAACGCGCCTGCTGTCAAGGTGAGAGTCAAGTCAGTCTCCGCCGGAGGTTATCACACGATGATCCTGAAGACGGACGGCACGCTCTGGGCGACTGGGAACAACGAATATGGTCAACTGGGTGTCGGCGATACGACTAACAGAAGCACGCCCGAGCAGGTCTGGGATTCTCCCGATGGTTCCGTGAAAATGACTGATGTCGCGGCCGTCTTCGCCGGAGAGACTCATACGCTGATCCTGAAGAAGGACGGCACGCTCTGGGCGACTGGATACAACGGAGTGGGTCAATTGGGTGACGGCACTATAATCGACAAAACCATTCCCGTGCAGGTCAAGGATGATGCTGGTGGGTTCATGACTGGTGTCAAGGCTGTCTCCGCCGGAGCCGCCCATACGATGATCTTGAAGAAAGACGGTACGCTCTGGGCGACTGGATTCAACTCTAATGGCCAACTAGGTATCGGTAATAATGACAACAAAGACACGCCCGTGCAGGTCGCGTCCATGGATTCTGATGTCGCGGCGGTCTCCACCGGAGAGTTACATACGATGATTCTGAAGAAAAACGGTACGCTCTGGGCGACAGGATACAACGCTTCTGGACAACTGGGTGACGGTTATAATACCGAAAGAAACACGCCCGAACAGGTCATGGAGAATGTCGCGGCCGTCTTCGCCGGAGTCGGTCACACGATGATCCTGAAGGAGGAGGACGGGACGCTCTGGGCGACTGGATCCAACGGATATGGTCAATTGGGTGTCGGTGATAATGACGGCAGAAGCACGCCCGCGCAGGTCACGTCCATGGGTTCTGATGTCGCGGTCGTCTCCGGCGGATGGGGTCATACGATAATCCTGAAGGAGGACGGCTTGCTCTGGGCGACTGGATACAACGGTTCTGGTGAACTGGGTGACGGCACTATGATCAACAGCAAGACTCCCGTGCAGGTCAAGGCCAGTACCACTCTTGGCGACTTCATGACTGATGTCGTGGCCGTCTCCGCCGGAATGAATCACACGATAATTTTGAAGAAGGACGGCACGCTCTGGGCGACTGGACACAACGGTTTTGGTCAACTGGGTCTAGGTGACAGCAGTTTGGGAACCAACATAAAAACGCCCGAACAGGTAATTTTCTAACCAGAACACGAGGAGATACCGGCGTACGCCGACCGATTAACAAGTCGTTCCGCCACGCCGGTTTCATCCCCTTTGAAATTGAGAATCCAGGGACAACATTCGCATGAAATACAGCCTCATACACGCCCCGCCTGTAATCCGACACATATAGCCCCCAGCCACATCCGTGGCTGTTCATTACATATACCTATCATTGTAGGAGTTCCACATGTCAGACATCAACAGCTTGAAAAAAAGCTCCGTAGATTCTCACAATCAGGGAAAGACAGAGACTGCTAAAGCCCTGCCGTTCATCGTCCGGTTCATCCCCATGGCTACATTCTTCATCCTTGTCATAGTCAGCTGCATTGCCTGCAACATCTCGCTGCCCGCCATCATTGACAAAGACTCACAGGAGTTATTGCTGCTTCATCTGGCAGGAACCACATGGAAACAGGACATCGGTTCCGACAAACCCGCCACCGACTGGAAATGGCGTCATCTGGAGTTTTATCCTACGGTCACAGAAGACGGGGAACTGAATGGGTGGCTGGATGATGGAAAGAGCAAACTCCCCTCCGACAAGACCAACGTTCTTCTGGGATACGGGGAAAAGAATCTTATCCTCACCGTGAGCCAGGACATGGAGACGCTGGAGGTGAAACATTCGGAAGGTTCGGCGGAAGGAACAGAGACCCTGACCGTGACGGATGCACAAGGGAAGCACTTCTACTTCCTGCGGGATATGTGATTGGAGACAGAGCATACACAGCGGGAGAGAAAGAAACTGTCTGCCGTAATAAAGAATCTGTAAGATCCAAAATCACGCAAGCCATAGCACGGAGGATTCTTGTGCCATGCCCATGTGATGTTTCCCGCATATGGTTATAGTCCGGGGGATGTCGCAAAAACTTTGCGGCATTCCCCTTCCTTTGTCGGAAACAGCATGTTCCCGGTCACTCGCCTCGCTCCTTGGCAAGGAAAGACACCAGCTTCATGAAAGGTTCGTTCATTTCCCTGAAAAACATCCTATGGCTTTCACAGAATCTGTACTCTCCCTTCTCATCCCTATACCGTTTGCATCCACCCCGGCATAGCATCAGATAAGGACATTCCTTGCATTTTTCAGAGCCATTGCGGGTATTGTGCAGGAAAAGAGTCGTGAAACGCTTGTCATTGATTGTTTGGAGTGAATCAGAAAGGATATTGCCCAGAAGATACGGGTCAAGGCAATAGAAATCACAGGGATATGTGGAACCGTCTGATTCAACGACATACTGTACCGAACAAACTCCCTTCATGTCACATGCTTCCGGAGGGAGTCCCATGTACATCCCGACCAGATTGTCAAAATACCGGATTGATACCGGAAAAGGACTGTGCAGGGAGTGCATCCATTTCTGTGCCAGCTGGATAAGGAAATGTCCGTAGGCTTCGGCAGTGAGAAAATCACGAGCATCGCCCAGCAGGTTCATGCACGGGATGTACTGCTGATAATACAGTCCATGCCGCATGAAAAAGTCCCATACCTGGTCAATGTTCTGTGCGACTTCATCGGTCACGACAGTAAGTATGTTGAGATCGACATGAGCGCGTTGCATGGCCTCTATTCCCGCAAGAACGTCTGCGCTGCTGCGTCCTCCCCCAATCCTGGGACGATGCATGTTATGAATGCGGGGAGCGCCATCACACGAAATGCCGACCAGAAATCCATTTTCCTTGAAGAATGCCGCCCATGTATCATCCATCAGTGTTCCGTTCGTCTGGAAAGCATAGGAAACAGGGATATGTCCGGTATTCAGTTCTTTCTCCAGCGCTACGAACCTCTTGAACCACGACAGCCCCGCAAGCGCAGGCTCTCCCCCTTGGAACGCATATGATACGCTCCCTGCCTCTTCAAGGGTCTTGTGAAGAAGCGCCCGAACCACGTCTTCCTTCATGATTGTGTGACAGGGGACGCTCCTGTTGGCCGCTTCATTGCAGTAGAAGCAATAATCACATGCAAGGTTACATGCGGATGAGGCAGGTTTGATCATGATGGACAGAGGCTTCATTTCCTTCCCATTCCAAACATGAAGACATTATACAACGACAATCCTATGATGACGACCATCACCGCCATGAACAGCCGGTCTACGTGGGCATGGCTCAGTTTCAACGATACTTTCCTGCCAAGCAGTGCGCCGCAGATACCGGATGCAATCATCAGGATCAGCAGCAACCATGGGAAATCAGGAACCGAATTTGTTAAAATGGTCATTGCCAGGCTTGCAAGCTGTGAGAAGAAAATGATGAACAGGGAATTAAGCGCCGCATGTTTGCTGTCCATGGAAAAAAGATAGGAAAGAATCATGATGTTGACAGGACCGCCACCAATGCCCAGGAAAGAAGAACAAAGCCCCAGAAACAGGCCGGACGACAAACATAGGACAGGATGCACGACGTGCAAGGTTTCTATTTTGTTTTTCCGTACTGTGTACAGGAAGACCATGGCAGTAAGGATGACAAGAATGATGTTCTGCGTGAAACCCACCAGCTCATCATTGCCCGCGGCCTGTCGTATGAAAAAAAGCGCTTCCTTGCCAATGATTCCTCCAAGCACGCTTCCTATGGCAAGCAAAGTCCCAATCTTCCCATTAACGCGTACTTCTCCGTCTTTGCGCGTAAGCAAGGCAACGGAGGTCATGGCCAGTACGGTTGTTCCGCAGAGGAAACTGATGACGGAGACCGTCAAGCCACTGACGGCATCCATGACCGGCTTGATGATGACTCCCCCGCCTATGCCGCTGATTGAGCCTATGACAGTCGCAATGAACGTAACAAAAACAATGACACTACTCACTTCCCTGTCCTCACCATAGAGAAACCAAACATTCACGTCTTCTATGGTGACATGCATGAGAAAAACAGTCCATGGGGAATGACCGGCGTTGCGTTCCTCTTTTGTTCAGGTTATAAGCCAAATGAATCCTTTTCTTTGCGCCTACCTCTTTCTCATGGCATAGGAACAAATAAAAAACCGCCTGCATGGTCATCCCATGAGGCGGCAATACAATTCCTTCACATTATCCGTGAAGCGTATATGTCCCGTTTACAAGGAAGCCGCGAAGAACTCGGAAATCGTTTCCTCCACCAAAGCAGTCACTTCACTCTGGTCGGAATAGAAACCATACCCATGGTCTGCGCCGGGAATATCGACCAGCGTGACGCCAAGCGCGTCAGCCACCTTCTGGTTGGAGTCACGGGGGACTACTGTGTCCTCAGTACCATGGAGGATCAGGACATTGCCCATCGGAGGCAGGTTGTTCATGACCTTATCGGTGATGAACAAGTCCTCAAACCACTTGGAACCAATCGTAAGGGTCGAGCCATACCATGGTTGTTCATAGGCTCCGGTACGGTAGGCACTCACGTAGTTCTTGATGTTCTCCTGGGTTGAATAGGGCATCGTCGCCGGAGCAAGGAGTGCTATGCCGCCATAGTCAAACTCCCCACGGGAGGCTTCCACCAAGGCAAGACGACCGCCCATGCTGTATCCGAGCAATCCAATCCGCCGAGAATCGACAGGTTGCGTCTCGACAGCCCAGAGACCTGCCGCACGGGCATCCTCAAGCATCGATGTCATGTTATTCTCAATGAAAGAGACGCTTGAATCACCGCAACCGGCAAAATCCATCCGCACTGAAGCAATGCCCTTTTCAGCCAACGCCTGGGCGATACCGGCGAAACCTCCGTTCTCTTGGCGGCTTCCTCCATGCCCATGCATGATGACGACCAACGGAGAGAAATCGGAACCGGCAGGCAGGACGATAGTCACCGGAATCTGCCGTGAGGAACCTTCGATAATCGCATCAAATGATTCGATGCTGCCAAGAACCACGGCAGGGGTTTCATCAACGACAGGCGTCTCGCTTTCCACTGGTTCACTGCTGTCATGGATGATGCTGTCAGGAACCAGGACAGGCGTCTCAGCGACAATAGGCATATCAGTTTCGGCTTCCGCTTCCACCGGAGAAGAATCGGCGGGGACTTCACGTTCTGCCGCTGCCACTTCCGGAACCGTTGCGCACGGCGGCAGGTCAGCAGTCTGTACCGGGGTGGTGGCACAAGAAACCAGCAGCATCAGGACAACCCCGCATGTAATCAGGAACGTTCTCATCTTTTCATCATCTCCTATGTACCCACAAGGCGTCTTTCCTTTCCAGGCTCATGGCCACGTAAGAACACCTTGTGTATTTTCATGATGATGATAAAGAAAATGCTACTGATGCACAACGTCACAGGGGAAGCTCATGCAAAGAACATATTAGGGGATGTACAGGAACGGAACATCCCCTGAGCCGCGAGTACACGTCCAATCACCGGAACTAACGTTCATCTCCGCTTGTCTGTCGGCAATGCTCGTGTTGTCCTCAAAGCATTCAATCACGCCTCATCCCACAGCCACGTGGAAAGATAGCGTTCACCAGTATCAGGAAGGACGACGACGATTGTCTTGCCGGCGTTCTCCGGTTTGCGGGAGTATGTCAGGGCAGCCTCAAGCGCAGCGCCGGATGATATGCCAATCAACAAACCTTCCTCACGTGCGGCGGCACGGGCGGTGACCCCTGCCTTCACTTCATCTGTTTCATAAATCTCATCGACTATGGCCGGATCATAAACCTTGGGCACAAATCCCGCGCCGATACCCTGTATCTTATGCGGCCCCGGCTTTCCGCCGGACAGGACAGGGCTGGTCACCGGTTCCACTGCAACGACCTTCACATCCGGCTTCTTCCCTTTGAGAAACTTGCCGACGCCGGTGATTGTACCGCCAGTACCAACACCGCCTATGAGGATATCAACCTTTCCCTCGGTGTCATCCCATATCTCAGGACCTGTCGTCGCCTCATGGATGGCAGGGTTCGCAGGGTTGTTAAACTGCTGGGGAATGAAGGAATTTTCATATGTCGTAGCCAGTTCCTCAGCCTTTTCAATGGCTCCTTTCATCCCTTTCGCTCCCTCGGTCAGCACCAATTCAGCTCCATAGGCCTTCAAGAGCTTGCGCCGCTCAATACTCATGGTCTCCGGCATGGTAAGGATGATACGATACCCTTTCACCGCTGCCACGGCAGCCAGAGCAATGCCTGTGTTGCCGCTTGTCGGCTCAATGATGACGGAACCTTTCGTCAGCTTTCCGG
Encoded proteins:
- a CDS encoding LysR family transcriptional regulator, whose protein sequence is MLEIAKFQSISQAAKSLYISQPALSRFLANLEDDLQTPLFVRGKNMLTLTEGGKIYVEYAQAVREKHFQMLNTIEALRSHRRSIIWIGYTLASNFPTFAYTSQEFNTLHPDVELQFIRVYSRDIKANLLDSTLAFALSSPPDEGDPIAYHNCFSSPLLVVIPKSFPLSLSPVMLEDGGYPWVDIRALADLPFALADKTSGIRKLIDKSLADMGVTLRNVPITTDNSLSALFYTEQGKHLCITTENIINNFQMRGKYHVYRFGTPPVTRKSGILHLKAKDFTAPEKACFELLKKYYSSTPSLKKSGAGGR
- a CDS encoding superoxide dismutase; this translates as MFTQIELSYDFSALEPYIDALTMETHYTKHHAAYAKNLNAALEKASDKDRERGIECLLKDITSLPEEIRTAVRNNGGGFYNHNVYFDTMAPGTGGIPSGRLASQIDKNFGSFDLFKEKLSAASIARFGSGWGWLSTDKNGTLTVSSSANQDNPLMDGSGFPILGIDVWEHAYYLKYKNLRADYVKAFWNVIDWKKVGSLYEKAIEA
- a CDS encoding fimbrillin family protein; the protein is MVFLTILMLLITFISCDSKLNVSNTNAVRFSTEIGRKATADSEWQAADAVGIFMATANVDLDDTPTPVDARFNKKYLADTAFQTSGFTPATTADTLKWDDLSTNPAPFFDFIAYYPYVSPIADTTALSINVYPLGSGEQDTGKADFLWGRTDNVQNNTSTVHLKLDHMLSRLIVNLGPSTTVDKDAINNATGGFTVTVKGLGSETTINLNDGTLGTTDTSASIVMKDISDTLTTTERTEGKRRFEAVLIPVGNTFALDNLILEFTLSGGARAGTYTWVADSVATSDQGKIHFDKGKQHVYNMTLNTEADEVAVAAIEIEIQDWDTGDGINAPAVKVRVKSVSAGGYHTMILKTDGTLWATGNNEYGQLGVGDTTNRSTPEQVWDSPDGSVKMTDVAAVFAGETHTLILKKDGTLWATGYNGVGQLGDGTIIDKTIPVQVKDDAGGFMTGVKAVSAGAAHTMILKKDGTLWATGFNSNGQLGIGNNDNKDTPVQVASMDSDVAAVSTGELHTMILKKNGTLWATGYNASGQLGDGYNTERNTPEQVMENVAAVFAGVGHTMILKEEDGTLWATGSNGYGQLGVGDNDGRSTPAQVTSMGSDVAVVSGGWGHTIILKEDGLLWATGYNGSGELGDGTMINSKTPVQVKASTTLGDFMTDVVAVSAGMNHTIILKKDGTLWATGHNGFGQLGLGDSSLGTNIKTPEQVIF
- a CDS encoding radical SAM/SPASM domain-containing protein, whose amino-acid sequence is MKPLSIMIKPASSACNLACDYCFYCNEAANRSVPCHTIMKEDVVRALLHKTLEEAGSVSYAFQGGEPALAGLSWFKRFVALEKELNTGHIPVSYAFQTNGTLMDDTWAAFFKENGFLVGISCDGAPRIHNMHRPRIGGGRSSADVLAGIEAMQRAHVDLNILTVVTDEVAQNIDQVWDFFMRHGLYYQQYIPCMNLLGDARDFLTAEAYGHFLIQLAQKWMHSLHSPFPVSIRYFDNLVGMYMGLPPEACDMKGVCSVQYVVESDGSTYPCDFYCLDPYLLGNILSDSLQTINDKRFTTLFLHNTRNGSEKCKECPYLMLCRGGCKRYRDEKGEYRFCESHRMFFREMNEPFMKLVSFLAKERGE
- a CDS encoding sulfite exporter TauE/SafE family protein, coding for MSSVIVFVTFIATVIGSISGIGGGVIIKPVMDAVSGLTVSVISFLCGTTVLAMTSVALLTRKDGEVRVNGKIGTLLAIGSVLGGIIGKEALFFIRQAAGNDELVGFTQNIILVILTAMVFLYTVRKNKIETLHVVHPVLCLSSGLFLGLCSSFLGIGGGPVNIMILSYLFSMDSKHAALNSLFIIFFSQLASLAMTILTNSVPDFPWLLLILMIASGICGALLGRKVSLKLSHAHVDRLFMAVMVVIIGLSLYNVFMFGMGRK
- a CDS encoding alpha/beta hydrolase family protein, whose product is MRTFLITCGVVLMLLVSCATTPVQTADLPPCATVPEVAAAEREVPADSSPVEAEAETDMPIVAETPVLVPDSIIHDSSEPVESETPVVDETPAVVLGSIESFDAIIEGSSRQIPVTIVLPAGSDFSPLVVIMHGHGGSRQENGGFAGIAQALAEKGIASVRMDFAGCGDSSVSFIENNMTSMLEDARAAGLWAVETQPVDSRRIGLLGYSMGGRLALVEASRGEFDYGGIALLAPATMPYSTQENIKNYVSAYRTGAYEQPWYGSTLTIGSKWFEDLFITDKVMNNLPPMGNVLILHGTEDTVVPRDSNQKVADALGVTLVDIPGADHGYGFYSDQSEVTALVEETISEFFAASL
- the cysK gene encoding cysteine synthase A; the protein is MARVNDITQVIGRTPLVRINRLNDGGADVYAKVESFNPFSSVKDRIGLALIESAEKAGKLTKGSVIIEPTSGNTGIALAAVAAVKGYRIILTMPETMSIERRKLLKAYGAELVLTEGAKGMKGAIEKAEELATTYENSFIPQQFNNPANPAIHEATTGPEIWDDTEGKVDILIGGVGTGGTITGVGKFLKGKKPDVKVVAVEPVTSPVLSGGKPGPHKIQGIGAGFVPKVYDPAIVDEIYETDEVKAGVTARAAAREEGLLIGISSGAALEAALTYSRKPENAGKTIVVVLPDTGERYLSTWLWDEA